The genomic window GGATTAGGAAGAAATAAATTAATGGTTCTATTAAGAGATAAGGGTGTACTTCAAATGAGTAACCTACCCTATCAAAAATATGTTGACCAAGGTTACTTTGTGGTAGTAGAAAAGGTAACTACTAATGTTGGTGTGCAATTAGTAACCAAGGTAACGCAAAAAGGAATTTCTTTCTTAATTAGACTTCTTCAAAAGGAAGGT from Nostoc sp. UHCC 0870 includes these protein-coding regions:
- a CDS encoding phage antirepressor KilAC domain-containing protein → MGAEEEKQLLSKQVLELAPKAEIFDIIANDDNFLSLSEAAKLINSPGLGRNKLMVLLRDKGVLQMSNLPYQKYVDQGYFVVVEKVTTNVGVQLVTKVTQKGISFLIRLLQKEGYTVPSKSLAA